A genomic stretch from Helianthus annuus cultivar XRQ/B chromosome 1, HanXRQr2.0-SUNRISE, whole genome shotgun sequence includes:
- the LOC118480961 gene encoding CAAX prenyl protease 2-like isoform X1 — protein MESYSGAGGVPAPLAIVACIGMTILYVAILYSPTLILRLPPPSSFKTFMIRRFICAGISTVVSLVVCAFILPIKRWNMSYLLSAYGIRLHHTWEAVVFPLCLTSLTYIGSFILKILSIWSSWAEHGDRQIDISFHGLKSGLQNLINWMVSAVYDISVWRMYIVAPLTEELVFRACMISLLLCGGFKAYTVILLSPVLFSLGKSYIFLAF, from the exons ATGGAGTCATACTCCGGCGCCGGTGGTGTTCCGGCTCCGCTAGCAATCGTAGCATGTATCGGCATGACTATCTTGTACGTCGCAATCCTCTACTCTCCCACATTAATCCTCCGTCTCCCACCCCCTTCATCTTTCAAAACCTTCATGATCCGACGGTTCATTTGCGCCGGTATCTCCACCGTCGTTTCACTTGTTGTCTGCGCCTTTATTCTTCCT ATAAAGAGGTGGAACATGTCCTACTTGCTTAGTGCTTATGGTATCCGTCTACACCACACG TGGGAAGCCGTGGTTTTTCCTCTTTGCCTGACTTCGTTAACGTATATCGGCTCGTTTATCCTCAAAATTTTATCAATTTGGAGCTCGTGGGCCGAACATGGGGACCGACAGATAGATATATCATTTCATGGCTTAAAGAGTGGTCTTCAAAACCTCATTAACTGGATGGTTTCAGCTGTTTACGATATTTCAGTTTGGAGAATGTATATTGTG GCTCCTCTGACGGAAGAGTTAGTTTTCAGAGCTTGTATGATATCTTTACTTCTATGTGGAGGATTTAAAGCATATACAGTAATACTTCTCTCTCCTGTTCTTTTTAGCCTAGGTAAGTCCTACATTTTTCTAGCATTTTAA
- the LOC110864313 gene encoding protein NRT1/ PTR FAMILY 2.7 has product MNAEPQSSGAPKKGGWVTFPFLIATMPGLTLAAAGWSNNIIVYLINEFNIKSIDAAQIANIVNGCMALSPILGAILADSYLGSFKVITVSSLVSIVGILALTLTSILDLMTPTPCEHGPSPCEGPSKAQIGILYISMALSTMGVAGTRFTLATMGADQFTNPKHQRVFLNWHFFTMYAAMLVSMVGIVYIQDNVGWGLGYGLSGAANLIGLVAFVMGSRYYLLLKPQGSPFTGLACVLVAAFRKRKALLSPKTEDYCQEPQPRETKLINTTNSFKFLNHAALVTEGDMNPDGSIKKPWNLCTLQQVEDLKTLIRISPIWSTGILLHTTLAIQMSLVVLQALAMDRHLGPQLQISAGTMMVFVTISTAISLALIDRFLVTFHKITHTSPTLLKRIGIGHVLTISSMALSALVESKRLAAARTHNLAGNSIVPMSVFWMVPQLLVVGVGEAFMFPGQVMFYYQEFPKSIKSTAAAMVAVIIGIAFYLGTAMVDLISKTTRWLPDGMNDGRLDNVYWVLTIVGLVNFVYFLVCSWMYKYQNDENKELNSPNP; this is encoded by the exons ATGAATGCAGAACCACAATCATCTGGTGCACCCAAAAAAGGTGGCTGGGTCACCTTTCCTTTCCTCATAG CAACCATGCCGGGGCTGACACTAGCGGCCGCGGGATGGAGTAATAATATTATTGTGTATCTAATAAACGAGTTTAACATCAAAAGCATCGATGCTGCTCAAATCGCGAACATAGTCAACGGTTGCATGGCCTTGTCCCCGATTCTTGGTGCCATATTAGCCGACTCGTATCTTGGCTCGTTCAAAGTTATTACGGtttcatcacttgtttccattgtGGGGATACTAGCATTAACCTTAACATCAATACTAGATCTAATGACGCCCACACCATGCGAACACGGCCCAAGTCCTTGCGAAGGACCGTCAAAAGCCCAAATTGGAATCTTGTACATAAGCATGGCTCTTTCGACCATGGGTGTGGCAGGTACGAGGTTCACGTTAGCCACGATGGGTGCAGATCAATTCACAAACCCGAAGCACCAACGGGTTTTCTTAAACTGGCATTTCTTTACTATGTATGCCGCGATGCTTGTTAGTATGGTGGGGATTGTTTATATCCAAGACAACGTGGGTTGGGGTTTGGGTTATGGTTTAAGTGGTGCGGCTAACTTAATTGGGTTAGTCGCTTTTGTGATGGGTAGTCGGTATTATCTGCTTCTAAAGCCACAAGGCAGCCCGTTTACCGGTTTGGCTTGTGTTTTAGTGGCCGCTTTCcggaaaagaaaagctttattaTCACCAAAAACTGAAGATTACTGCCAAGAACCACAGCCTAGAGAAACAAAGTTGATAAATACAACAAATAGCTTCAA ATTCCTGAACCATGCAGCCTTAGTGACCGAAGGCGACATGAACCCCGACGGCTCCATCAAGAAACCATGGAACCTATGCACATTGCAACAAGTAGAAgatctcaaaaccctaatcagaATCTCCCCAATTTGGTCAACTGGTATACTCTTGCACACCACATTAGCCATCCAAATGAGTCTAGTTGTCCTCCAAGCTCTAGCCATGGACCGCCATCTCGGACCACAGCTTCAAATCTCAGCTGGGACCATGATGGTCTTCGTTACAATCTCAACCGCTATCTCCTTAGCTCTAATCGACCGTTTCCTTGTCACGTTCCATAAAATAACCCACACCTCACCCACACTACTAAAACGAATTGGGATCGGTCATGTTCTCACCATTTCAAGCATGGCCCTCTCAGCACTTGTCGAGTCAAAACGGCTCGCAGCAGCTCGAACACACAATCTAGCCGGCAACTCTATCGTGCCAATGTCGGTGTTTTGGATGGTACCACAACTATTAGTTGTGGGAGTTGGAGAGGCGTTTATGTTCCCGGGTCAAGTGATGTTTTATTACCAAGAGTTTCCAAAGTCGATTAAGAGCACAGCGGCAGCGATGGTGGCGGTGATTATCGGGATTGCGTTTTATTTAGGGACCGCGATGGTTGATTTGATCAGCAAAACAACAAGGTGGTTGCCTGATGGTATGAATGATGGGAGGCTGGATAATGTATATTGGGTGTTGACTATTGTTGGGTTGGTCAACTTTGTATATTTTTTGGTGTGCTCTTGGATGTACAAGTATCAAAATGATGAAAACAAGGAGCTTAATAGTCCTAATCCTTGA
- the LOC118480961 gene encoding CAAX prenyl protease 2-like isoform X2 — MESYSGAGGVPAPLAIVACIGMTILYVAILYSPTLILRLPPPSSFKTFMIRRFICAGISTVVSLVVCAFILPIKRWNMSYLLSAYGIRLHHTIKKG; from the exons ATGGAGTCATACTCCGGCGCCGGTGGTGTTCCGGCTCCGCTAGCAATCGTAGCATGTATCGGCATGACTATCTTGTACGTCGCAATCCTCTACTCTCCCACATTAATCCTCCGTCTCCCACCCCCTTCATCTTTCAAAACCTTCATGATCCGACGGTTCATTTGCGCCGGTATCTCCACCGTCGTTTCACTTGTTGTCTGCGCCTTTATTCTTCCT ATAAAGAGGTGGAACATGTCCTACTTGCTTAGTGCTTATGGTATCCGTCTACACCACACG ATTAAAAAGGGTTAG